Below is a genomic region from Streptomyces sp. NBC_00461.
AGCCGCCCCCGGGTCCGGTTGCGCAGCTTGGCGACATGCGAGGCGATCTGCTCGAAGGCCGGGTACGCGAAGGCGTCGAACTGCATCTCCACCACAGGCCGGAAGCCGCCCATGGCCATGCCGACGGCCAGTCCGACGATGCCGGCCTCGGCCAGCGGGGTGTCGAAGCACCGTTGCTCGCCGAAGTCGCGGGTCAGCCCGTCGGTGATCCGGAAGACGCCGCCGAGCCGACCGACGTCCTCGCCGAAGACGAGCACACGCTCATCCTCGCGCAGTGCGTCACGCAGTGCGGTGTTCAGCGCCTGCGCCATCGTGACCTTGGCCATGGCCGTCAGCTCTCCTGGGTGTGAAGTACGGGGGAAGCGGCGTCTTCGGCCAGCTCGGCTGCCAACAGGGCGCGCTGCTCGCGCAGTTGAGGAGTCGGCTCGGCGTAGACGTGGTCGAAGAGTTCCAGCGGGTCGGCGACGGACTCCGTGTTCATGCCCGCGCGCAGTTCGGCGGCCCGGGCCTCCGCCTCCTCCCTCACCGCCGTGATGTACTCGTCGGTCAGTACGCCGCGGGCCCGCAGGTACGTCTCCAGGCGGTCGACCGGGTCGGCGGCCCGCCACCGCTCGACCTCACCGTCCTCGCGGTAGCGGGTGGCGTCGTCGGCGTTGGTGTGCGCGTCCATCCGGTAGGTGTGCGCCTCGACGAGTACGGGACCGTGGCCCGCCCGGGCGTGCTCGACGGCTGCGGTCAGCACGGCCAGCACGGCGACCAGGTCGTTGCCGTCGACCTGCTCGGAGCGCACCCCGTAGCCGATGCCCTTGTACGCGAGTGCGGGCGCCGCGGTCTGCCGGGCCAGCGGCACGGAGATCGCATACTTGTTGTTCTGCACGAAGAACACGACGGGGGTGCGGAAGACGGCGGCGAAGTTCAGCGCCTCGTGGAAATCCCCCTCGCTGGTCGCGCCGTCGCCGACCAGGGCCATGGCCACGCCGTCCCCACCCGTGCGGCGCAGGGACTCGGCCACGCCGGTTGCATGCAGCACTTGGGTGGCCAGCGGGGTGCACTGGGGCGCGACACGGGTGGCGGCGGGGTCGTAACCGCAGTGCCAGTCGCCGCGCAGCAGCGTCAGCACCTCTAGCGGGTCGATGCCGCGGGTCACCAGAGCCACGGAGTCGCGGTAGGTCGGGAACAGCCAGTCGTCGGGGCGCAGTGCCAGCACGGCCCCGATCTGGCAGGCCTCCTGACCCCGGCTGGACGGGTAGACAGCGAGGCGGCCCTGCTTGGTGAGGGCGGTCGCCTGGGTGTCGAACCGGCGGCCCAGGATCATCTGCCGCCAGGCCTCGACCAGGGCCTCGACCGGAGGCTCGGCGTAGTCGGCCGGCTGCCTGGCGACGGGCGTGCCGTCCTCGGCCACGAACCGCACCGGCACGAGGGACGGCAAGAGTCCCTGGACCGTCTGGCGGAGGCTCTTCACGGACATGGAGGGCACTCGCTTTCTCTGGACACTTGACAGGAGAATGGTGACTACCGCGGAATATGTGTTCAATAGCTCCGCCGAACTGGCGATGAACTGCCGAACATCAGGGTCTGGGAGGACAAAGTGTCCGAGGAAAACTCGCCGTCGGCGGCCGTGGCCGGACGAACTGCCGTCCCGCTCGACGACATCGACCGGCAGATCCTGAGCCGGCTCCTCGATGACGGCCGGATCTCGGTCCGCGCCCTCGCCGAGCAGGTACACATCTCCCGGGCGAACGCCTACACCCGCATTGGCCGGCTCGTGGCCGAGGACGTCATCACGGGCTTCACCGCACAGCTCAACGCCCAGCGGGCGGGCCTTGGCACAAGCGCCTACGTCATGCTGGGAATCGAGCAGAACGCCTGGCGCGACATCTCCCGCGAGCTGTGCAAGATCCCGTACGTGGAGCATGTCGCCCTCGTCACCGGCGACTTCGACGTCCTGGTGGTCGTGCGTACCCCGGACAACCTGGTGCTGCGCAAGGTCGTGCTGGAGAAGGTCCAGGGGATCCCCGGAGTGCGCTCCACCCGCACCTGGCTCGTCTTCGACGAGGTGCGGGGCCTCGGGGCCACCTGGACCGACTGAACGCGCCCGCCCCGGTCATACGTCGACCAGCGTGGCGGCGAGGCCGGAATCCGGGAGGGGAACCACAGACGGGTCCGGGATCGGAGCGGCCGGCGGTGCGTGCCGCCGGGAGCCCACCACCCGGAACCGGCCGGTGATGAAGTGGGCTCCCGCGTCCGGCAGTTCGGCGCGCGCCGAGGACGGGTCGGCGGGCAGGTCGTCTAGGTTCTCCACCAGATGCACACCGGCGTCCAGCGCCGCCGTCTCGGCCGCCGCCAGCACCAGCGGGTCGGTGGAGTGCACCGAGGCGTACAGCGCGCCATGCCGCGCCACCGTACGGCGCAGGATCGCCAGGCTGTGCGAGGTCGACTCGGTGCCCACCAGGAAAGAGACGAGCCCGGGCCACTCGCGCGTGTAGACCTGCTCGTCCGAGGCGCGCAGCCGCACGAGCAGCGGGCTGCGCAGGTCGGCACGCGCGTGGTCGGGGTGGGCCACGCGACCGGAAGCGTGCAGGACGGGGCCGTAGCGGACGGCCTCCGCCAGGACGTCACGCACCTCGCCGGCGTGGATCGCACCCAGCACCCTCGCCGCGCGTGCGGGATGCCCGAGCAGCCGGTCCACGGCATCGCCGAGGTCGGCGCCGAGGTCCCGCAGCGTCTTGTGCCCCTCGTCGGTGCTGAAGCCTGACTCCGGCACCAGGATGTTCTGCGGCGTGGTGCGCGCCATTCCGTTGCACCGGCACAAGGAGAGGCCGAGACCCCTGACCAGGCCCCGGTAGTCGTCGGTCGAGTCCATGACCACCGTGTTCAGTCCGGTCCGGTGGGCGAACACGACGGCCTGGCGGGCGTGTTGCTCCAGCCAGTCGGCGAAGCGCGCGCAGCCCGTGAAGTCGACGATGCGCACTGCCGGGTCCGTGGCCAGCCGCCGGTGCACCTGCCGTTCCGGTTCAGCCACGGCCAGCGTGACGAGATCCTGGGAGTGACCGGCCTCCGCGAGCACCTGCCGGGCGACCCGCACGGCGATCGCCAGCGGCAGCACCGAGCGTGGGTGCGGAGCCACCACGACCGGGTTGCCGGTCACCAGGCTGGCGAACAGGCCCGGAAGGCCGTTCCAGAGCGGGAACTCCGAGCAGCCGACGAGCAGCGACACCCCGCGGGGCGCCAGGGTCGAGGTGCCCCGCAGTGGTTGGCCGCCGCCTTCGGCGCTCGCCCAGCGCAGCTCGGTCGGGACGCGTTCCGACTCGGCGAAGGCCTGGGCCACGGTCTCCAGGGCGCGGTCCTGGGCGCGCGGCCCCGCGGCGCGGAAGGCCGCCTGGAGGGGCTGACCGGTGGTGTGGTGCACCGCGAGGGCCAGTTCGTGGCTGCGGGTGTTGAGCCGGCGCAGAATCTCCACGGCGAGCCCGGCGCGCTGGTACAGCCCGGCCGCCCGCCAGCCGGCCGCGGCCCGCCCGGCCGCCGCGACCAGCTCCCTGGGATCACAGCGCGGGTAGTCGATGGCGAGATCGACTCCGTACGGCGACGACTCCGTTCGCACGCGGCCGAGTTCGCCGGGCTGCCCCAGTTCGAACGGCCGCCCCAGCAGCGAGCAGAACACCTTCCCCGCGGTGCGGGTCGACCTCATGCCCGCGTCGGCCGCGTCCTGACTGGTCGCCTCGGTGAAGGGGCGACGGCACTCACCGGCGTCGATCGCGCGAACGACGCTCTGCAGCAGCTCGCGGTGACGCTCGTAGGGACCGGGGCGCACGGCCGTCAGCCTCGCCAACTCGCGGCGAGCGAAAGAAGGGCGTCGTTCTCCTCCGGCACCCCGATCGTCACCCGGACCCCTTCGCCGAGGAACGGGCGGACGATGACCTTCCCGTTCATGCAGTGCAGGGCGAAGTCCCCACTGGTGTCGCCGAGCGGCAGCCAGACGAAGTTGGACTCGGAGTCGGGCACGTCGTGGCCCATCTCCCGCAACCGCCCGGTGACACGCCCTCGTTCGGCGACCGTGAGGGCGGCCCGCCGGGCGACCTCCGCGCCCTCGCCGAGGGCGACGACAGCGGCCCGCTGGGCGAGCGCGCTGACGCTGAACGGCACCTGCGTGCGGCGAACGTGCGCGGCGATCCCGGGCGGCGCGACGCAGTAACCGACGCGCAGGCCGGCCAGTCCGTACGCCTTCGAGAAGGTTCGCAGCACCGCCACGTTCGGCCGGTCACCGAGCAGCGCGAGGCCGTCGGGGACCCGCTCCGGATCGGCGTACTCCCGATAGGCCTCGTCGACGACGATCAGCACGTCCCGCGGCACCCGGTCCGCGAAGTCGGTCAGGGCCCGCGCGCCGACCGCCGTGGAGGTCGGATTGTTGGGGTTGCACACGAAGACCAGCCGGGTCCGGGCGGTGATCGCCGCGGCCATGGCGTCCAGGTCGAGGGCGTGGTCGCGCAGGGGCACCCGAACCGCCGTACCGCCCGCCACCGAGGTGAGGATCGGGTAGGCCTCGAACGACCGCCAGCCGAAGACGACCTCGTCACCAGGCCCGACGACCGTGTGCAGCAACTGCCCGCACACTTCGGAGGAACCCGCGCCCACCGCGATCCGGTCCGGCTCGACCCCATGGTGCGTGGCCAGGGCCTCGACGAGCGAGGCGGCGTGCAGATCGGGATACCGCGAGACGCCACTGGCGGCCTCCGCGAGTGTTTCGGCCACCCCCGGCAGCAACCCGTGCGGTGATTCGTTGCTCGCCAGCACGATGGCCCCGGGCAGCCTGCGGCCCGGAACATAGGCGGGCAGCTGGGACAAAGACGCACGGACACGCACCATGCCGGTCTCGCTTCTGCAGCGCTGGGACCCGAGGCCTGGCCGTCGGGCACTTGACAGGCAAATCGTGAAGAAAGGACGAGGAGCACTCAACCGTTTGGCGAATTCGGCTACGAATCGCCGAAACAGGACAGCTCTTCGGCAAACCGTCTTCCGGTGAGTCCCTCCGGCCCCCCGCTACGAGACGAACAGCGCGCCCTGCGTCGAGCACCGGTTCGGCGCCTTGATCACAGGCCGGACACAGCGTGCAGCCAAGGCGGCCGCCGTGGGCGAAGTGCCAGCAGACTGCTCGCCGTCCGGACCATGCGATGTCCGCGTTCCGCGTACCGTCCCGTACCGATCGAGGGAGACCATGCACAGCACCCAGACCCGCCTCCGCCACGGAGCCCTGGCGGCGAGCGCGGCGGTCCTCGCGCTGCTCGCGGCCGGGTGCTCGAAGGCGTCCGCGGGCGCCCAGGCCGGTGGCTGCCGCGCCGACGTCCACTGGCCGGAACGGGAACAGACCGCATGGCTGCGCACCGCGGTGACCTTCCGCGATACGGCCGACGGGGACAACGCGTCGTACGAAAAGGCGTCGGTCGTCATTGGGGCACAGCCGACGGGTGATGTCCGGCCGCTGTGCCGACCACTGGCCGTGCAGGTGGAGTTCTGGACCCTCACCGCCACCGCGGCGGGATCCGAGATGTCGTTCGTCATGCGCTACCAGCTGTCCACAGACGGCAGCAGAACCCGTACGGTCGGCTTCCCCGTCGGCCTTCCCACCGTCCGGGACGTCACCTGCACCCGGGTCCTTGTGGCGGCGTACCCGGGCCCGCCCCTGACCGACGGCGAACAACCACGGACGACACGGGACCCGGCCGCCACCGGGGACACCGGCGTGCGCTTCGGGACGAAGCGGATCGGCGCTTACCGGCTGCTCCCGGCCCGGGGCCCCGCCCAATGCGACGCGGACCGCTCGACTCCGAGCCCCTCACCCACCGGGACGACGGGCTGGAACATCTACCATCCGTGACGCCGTCACGGCCGGATGGTCGGCCGTAACGACGGTCACAAGAAAGAGGTGACCACGCAGGCATGATCATGCGATCAGGTGAGGAATGGACCACCATGTCGATGAGCGTACGAAGCATCTCCAGGGTGCCCTCGAATCCGGGCTCTGAAGAGGCCGCTGAACAAGGGCAGTTCGAGGGATGGCGCCCGGTGCAAGCCCATGATGCTGGTTGACACCCCGCTGGGCGAGCCGGCCCCGGCCTTGAGCGAAGTCAGCGTCTTCCAGGGCCAGTTCCAGGGGTTGACGGGTGTGCAGGGTCAGCGCCTGTAGCCCGGCTTCGGCTTCTTCCCGCGCACCCCATCGGCCCCGCCGGCCTGACCCATCACGACGACCTCCCCCTCGGCACCCGGCTGTCTGTCCGCTACAGCCCCGAGGACCCCGCGACCTTCGACTTCGCCCCACCCTACGATTCCGATCCTCACGGCAGGGTGATCGTGTGGATCGTCGTGACGATGGCCTGGGGCGCGATCGTCACGCTGGCCAGCTTGCACGCTCTACTCTGAGACCTCCAAGACGGGCCGGGCGGCCGGGCAGTGCGCAGTCCGTGGAGGCAGGGCACGCAGTCCGGTCCCTGAAGTCCCATGAGCGCGCGGTACTCGTGGTGCAGCCGTTCCCGCTCGATCGCCTACCGTCTGACATCGGCCCGCGCACCGGCCGCCTCGTGGAACTGTCCGAGCCGTCCTACGCCTGCAGGCTCGCCGCACAGGTCGTGGCCCTCGACGGCTGGGTCACTGTCCTGCCACTCCTGGAGCGGATCGCGCCCCGCGCAGTAGCAACCGTCGCCGATCAGATGACGAGCTGATCCGCGGCGACGTACGGCACCCTGCCGAGCCGCACGGCACCTCGTGTGCCAGGCCACGGCATCTCAACGCGGGCGCCGGCCGGATCGCTGGGAGCAGCAGGCCCCCTCCCTGTCACCGACGATTGCGAGACTCACTCCATGATTCCGAAGCTGCCCCTGCACGACCCCCGTTGGCGTGACCTTGAGGGTGTGACAGCCGACGAGGTGAGAGCACTCCTGGGGCAGATGGCGTCCACGGCTGCCACTGGGACCGGTGATGAATGGAGGCGGACCTGGACGCACCTGACCGGCGGCCTGATAGACGGCGGAGTCGTTTCCGACGGGGCCTATGCGTCCCTGCCGCATCTCGTAGAGGCGGCAGCGGCCCTGCCTCCGGGGCAGACCGTGGATTTCTGGGTGGACATGGGCTTCATGATGACCGCGGATTACAGGCCCCCCGTCCCGGCCGACCTCGGGGCGGGGTTCAGCGCCGCGCTGCGTCTGGCCGAGCGGGCGGCCACCCGAAGCCTCCTTGCCGCACCCGCGCAGATGTACCCCCACCTCGCGCTGTCCTGTGTGGCCTTCACCGGTCACCACATCGCCCCAGCGCTGCAGCGGCTTCCCGATGGCCAGGAAAGTGAGCTGCTGCTGGTGTGCCCCGGGTGCGGAAGCGATACCGAGATCCCCGAGTTCTTCGTGAACCCGGTGCGTCCGCCTGTCGAGGCTCCACAGCTGCCTGATCCCGCCCCGGTCCGCCAAGGAGAGCATCCCTGGGGTGAGGTCGCCGCGGCTTTGGAGCAGGAGACGCCGGGGGAGGGATGGGAGCCGTTCCTGCGGGTGGCACGCGAAGTCGCGGCGGCGGGCGTACCCCCCGAAACACCGGGGCAGGCCGTCCTGTGCCTGGTCGCCGGCCTGGTCGCTCTCAAGGGCGCCCCGCACCGGGCCGGGAGGGAATGGGCCCGCCGACTGATGTCGCTCACCGGATACTTCCGCTGCTGGGACTGTGAGCGGACATGGACGATCGCTGACGGTCTGGCGGAGAATCCGGACGGTGCGCTCCCCCGGAACCATCTGGCGGAAGCGTGGACGGACTCCGGCTGGTCGGCTGTTACGGGAGAATCGGCGTCGCCGTCGGCGGGCGGAACAGGTGAAGCGGCGACCCGGTTCCGGCGGGAGGGGAACGCTCTGCTTGCGGCCGACGGCACATGCTGGGGCCGTATATCGGTGTTCTCCGATTCCGCGCCCGGTTCCATCGGGGGTGTCGACTCACTGGCGGTGGTATCCCGTTCCGGTCAGCCTGCGCTCGTGGCCGGTGCCGGCGACAGAGGCATGCTGTGCCTGTGGGATGCGGCCGACGGCCGACTCGTCCATGGACCGCTGGCAGGACATCCTGACCGTATCCGCTCGATGACGGTCCTGCCCCGCCCCGACGGCCGCGTCCTCCTGGCAAGCGGCGGCGACACCGGGACGATCGCCGTGTGGGACCCCGTCACCGGGCGGCCGGTTCGCGAACCGGTCGGCAACTGGCCCGGCGGGGTGACCGGGATGTGCGCCGCGACCGTCCCCGACGGTGGGACCCTGCTCGTCACCGCCACCCCCCGAGGCGCGGTCCGGCTGTGGAATCCGGACACCGGTGAGGCCGTCGGGCGCCTCAACCCGTATGGGAGTCCGATCCGTTCGATCGCAGCCGTCCCGATCGCCGCCGGCCATACCCTGATTGCGGCCGCGGACACCGGGGGCCGCATCCACGTGTGGGATCCGGCCGTCGACGACCCCTGGGATCCGGGCGCGGTCGTGCCGCTGAGCAAACGCGCCCTCAGCGATGCCGACCACCGGGCGGCAGCCGTGGCGGTTGTGCCGACACAGGACCGTACCCTGCTGGCCACCGGAGACGACCGCGGTGTGGTCATGCTGTGGGACCTCGCGACCGGTGACCCGGTCGGGGACGGCCTGCCCTCCTCGACAGGCACCGCCGGACTTCCGGTCATGGCCGCCACCACACTGCACGACGGGCGCTCCGTCCTGGTCACCGGCAGCAGACTGGGGCGCCGCCTGCGGGTATGGGAACCGGAGAGCGGCACGGTGCAGCACATCGCCGTCGATGTGGCGGTCACCTGTCTGGCCACTGCAGGACCCGACCTGATCGTCGGACACGACCGCGGAGTCCTCCGACTACCGCTCACACGGCAGTGAACTGTCCATGTGCCGCAGGGCCTGTCCGGGCACGTGCTCCCGCACCACCGGGCCACAAGGACCTGGTCGCGTACGTGCACCGGGGACTACGTGGTTTCACGGATGTGCTCCGAGCACGCCGCATGTCAGGGTCCTGTGTGTCCCGTCCTGCGCGGCGCGCCTGCCCGCGGGATGTCAGCGAGAGCGCGAACGGGCGAGCGGTACGCGGCGAGGGGGAAGCGATGGACGGTGGGCACGTCAGCGACAGGACACTGTGGCGGGTGCCCGGCGGGGGCATCCTCTACCGGACACCCGCGCTGTCCGACGGCACGGTCTACGTCAACGACGGCCTTCTGCGGCTGGCGGCGATCGACGCGGACACCGGACAGCGACGCTGGACACTGAAGCACGACGCCGCGATCGAGTCGTCGCCGGTGGCCGACGCCGGGGCGGTGTACTTCACCGACCTGTACGGCCATCTGACCGCGGTGGACGCGGCGAGCGGCGAGGTGCGGTGGAAGTGGAGATCGCGGCAGTCGAAGATGTCGCTGCCGACGGTCGCGGACGGCATCGTGTACGCCGCACAACGCCACCGGATGTGGGCGGTGGACGCGGTCACCGGCCGACCGCTGTGGAACGTCCAGGTCCACGACCATCGCACCTATCTGAATCCACCGCCGACGGTGGCCGGCGGGGTCCTGTACGCGGTCGAGGGCGGGCACGTGCTGGCGCTGGACATCGCCACCGGAGACAGACGATGGGACGTCTTTCCCCACGGCGGCGGTCAGCAGACCCCGGTGGTGGCCGGCGAGAGCCTGTACGTGGGCAACGGCAAGGGCGTCGTCGCGATGGACGCGGCCACGGGCGAGGAACGCTGGCGGCTGGCCACCGGGGGCACGGTATGGGCGACGCCCGCGGTGGCCGAGGGCATCGTGGCCGCTGGTGTCCGCGGCTGGTACCTGATCGCGGTGGACGCCGAAACGGGCCGGGAACGATGGAGGCTCAAGACCCGCGGTGAGATCCACGGGACGCCCGCGATCGCCGACGGCACGGTGTACGCGGGCAGTCACGACGGGCGCCTGTGGGCGGTGGACGCGGTCACCGGCGAGGAACGCTGGAAGGTCAGAACCACCGAACCGGTGCACTCCGCCCCCTTGGTACGCGGCGGCACCGTGTACATCGACAGCCTCGACGAGCACCTCTACGCCGTACGCGCTCACCAGCCGGGCGAAGCACCCGCCAAGGACGACCGGGCCTCGTCCGCCCACCCGATGCGAACGAGCACCGGCCGAGCATCCGCTCCGGCTCACCCCGCCCCGATCACCGGCACCGTGCGCTGGCGGGCGCCGGCCCCGGGCGCGGGGTACCTCACGCCGGCCGTGGCCCACGGTCTGGTCTACCAGGGCACCTACAGCGCCCTGTTGGCGCTGGATGCCGCCACCGGCCAGGAACGGTGGGAACTCACGACCGGCTACTCGTTCGACTCCATACCCGTGGTCGTCGGTGGAACCCTGTACACCGGCAGCGGGGGGCGCCTGTGGGCCGTGGACGCGGTCACCGGCCGCACCCTGTGGAAACGCAGGACCGACTACGTGAGAAGTACGCGCCCGGCAGTGGCCGAAGGCACGGTGTACACAGCCGGCCGTAACGGATTCCTCTGGGCCACGGACGCGGCCACCGGCCGCAAACTGTGGAAGCGGCGACTGCGGCCGCGCCGCCCGAAGTCCTACACGCAGTTCACCTCCCCGACCGTGGTCGACGGCTTCGTCTACGTCGCCTTCCCGTACGACTCCCTGTGGGCGGTCGACGCCGCCACGGGAAGCAGGCGCTGGGAGATGAAGATCCACCCCGCGTCCTCCACGTCACCCGTGGTGGCCGACGGCACCCTCTTCATCGCCGGCAACCGCGACGACCTGATCGCGATGCACGCCGCCACCGGCGGGACACTGTGGCGGCGGAACCTCGGCAGGTCGACGTATTCCACACCGGCGGTCGTCGACGGGACCGTGTACATGGGCAGCAACCCCTGGTACCTGTGGGCCGTTGACGCGGTCACCGGCGAGGAACGCTGGAAGCAGGAGACCGGAGCCAATCGTCAGTCGTCGCCGACGGTGGCGGACGGGACCGTGTACATCGGCAGCGAGGACATGTCGCTCTGGGCGGTGGACGCGGTCACAGGAGAGGAACGCTGGCGGCTGGAAACCGGCGGGGAGGTCCACTCGACGCCCGTGGTCGCAGACGGGACCGTGTACGTCGGCAGCACGGACGGCTTCCTGTATGCGATTCACGCCTGATCCTGATACTCGAACCGCACCTGGGGCCCTCCTCCGCGACGGACGGCGCTACGAACTCACCCCGCCCACGGCTCCCGCAGCTTGACAGACCGCATCAGGAATCAGTGATTGCATAGTCAGGCTGCCCTCCCCCTGAGCCGCCCACCGGGTGCCTAATCGGAAATGGCGGCGCGCCTTTGCCTGTAGGTGTAACAAGCGTGCGGATCCCGGCTTACCCGTAGCGGCGTAATCAACGATGATGGTGAACGCGAAGTGAACTTCGACGGCACTACTTATGGGTAGCGTTCCCGAACGATCGGTCGGCTGTAATTCTCGGAACGGACGTCATCCCCGTGTCGAGGAGAACGAGAAATGAGCATGACTGGTCCAGCCCGGATGTCCGGCGGTCGTACTGGAGGCGATGGCGAGGCCCCTTTGATGGAGTGCGCCGAGGTCCGTTTTCTCTCCGCGGAAGACGTGGAATCCCTCGTGACGCTCGAAGAAGGCAAATGGGATGAGGATCAGGCCGCTTCCGCGGCGGAGCTCGCTGCCCGTATCCAGGCGTACCCGCAGCTCTGTGTCGGTGCCTTTACCGCCGACGGTGTGGCGCTGGCCTCGCTCTTCATGAAGCCGATCACGGTCGGGGAGTTGCGCGCATCAGCCACCTGGTCCGACTGTGCCGAGGTGCGGACCTCAGACCAGGCAGGTACACGGTCACTGTTCGGTATAAGTCTGAGCAGCATCGACGCGACGGCGGTGATGGCCATATTTGAGTTCTTCTGGCCTTACGCGCTGAAGAGCGGATGGCGTGACATCTATCTCGGCTCGCCCATGCCGGGCCTTCGGGGCTGGAAGATGTCAAATCCGGAAGGGTCGCCGACTTCGTATATGCGCGAGAAGCGTCATGGGATGCCACGCGACCCGCAACTGCGCTACTACTACAACAAAGGCTTCAGGGAAATCCTGGAATGCAAGCCAGGGTATTTTCCCCATCCGGCCTCACTCGACCACGGAGCGTTGCTCCGCGGGCGTATCCCATTGGCCGCCGGCGCCCCGCTGTGGCGTCTCGTGCCGCTGCCCTGGCTCCAATTGATGCGGAAAACTCTTTTCCGGCTCGTTTAGCGGCTTCGGACAACCGTTCAGTCAGAAGAGCAGACAGGAAGAAGTGAACGTGAACGAGGCCGACAGCCGTACCGGGACGACCGCGGATTCCGTGGTCATAGGGGCGGGAATGGCGGGACTGCTGGCCGCGGCCGTCCTGAGCGGATCCGGTCGTACCGTCACCGTCCTCGAACGTGACACCGCCACCACGGTCCCCGCACCGCGCGACGGTGTCCCCCAGGGCCGCCAGCCGCACGTGCTCCTGCACCGGGGACTGTGCGAGATCGAGGAGCTGCTTCCGGGGCTGCGTCAGCAGTTGATCGCCGCGGGCGGGGTGCCACTGGACACGGGCAACCTCGCCTGGCTCGGCGAACGCGGATGGGCCCCCTTCGGCACTCCTGCCTTCGAGCTGGTCTCGGCCACCCGCCCGCTGGTCGAGCACCTGGTGCGGGAGAGGGTGACCGCACTTCCCGGGGTCGCACTGCTGGGCGGCGCCCGCGTCCGCGGCCTGAACCGCCCCGCGAGCGGCGCGGGATGGCTCGTCGAGCGCCATGGTGCCCCGGCCGTCAGGACGGACCTCGTCGTGGACGCGACCGGACGTGGATCCCGTATGCCCCAGTGGCTGGCACAACAAGGGCTCGGTGAGGTGCCCGCCACCTCGGTCGACGCCGGATTCGGCTACGCGGGACGCGCCTACGCCGCACCACCCGGCCATCTCGGCCGTGTCGCGGGCGTTGTCCTGTTGCCCACGGCGGGCTGCCCGGCCGGGGGAGTGGCTCTTCCCGTGGAGGGCGGACGGTGGTTGGTCGCCGCCGTGGGCGCGGCGGAACACCGCCCGCCACGGGATCCCGAAGGCTTCGACGCCTTCCTGGCCCGTCTCCGGGACCCGGCCCTCGCCGACTTCACGGCAAGCGCCCGCCCACTGGGCGACATCGCCGTACACCGCCGCACCGGCAACCTGCGCCGGCACTACGACCGCATGGCATCGT
It encodes:
- the pdhA gene encoding pyruvate dehydrogenase (acetyl-transferring) E1 component subunit alpha, giving the protein MSVKSLRQTVQGLLPSLVPVRFVAEDGTPVARQPADYAEPPVEALVEAWRQMILGRRFDTQATALTKQGRLAVYPSSRGQEACQIGAVLALRPDDWLFPTYRDSVALVTRGIDPLEVLTLLRGDWHCGYDPAATRVAPQCTPLATQVLHATGVAESLRRTGGDGVAMALVGDGATSEGDFHEALNFAAVFRTPVVFFVQNNKYAISVPLARQTAAPALAYKGIGYGVRSEQVDGNDLVAVLAVLTAAVEHARAGHGPVLVEAHTYRMDAHTNADDATRYREDGEVERWRAADPVDRLETYLRARGVLTDEYITAVREEAEARAAELRAGMNTESVADPLELFDHVYAEPTPQLREQRALLAAELAEDAASPVLHTQES
- a CDS encoding Lrp/AsnC family transcriptional regulator, with the protein product MSEENSPSAAVAGRTAVPLDDIDRQILSRLLDDGRISVRALAEQVHISRANAYTRIGRLVAEDVITGFTAQLNAQRAGLGTSAYVMLGIEQNAWRDISRELCKIPYVEHVALVTGDFDVLVVVRTPDNLVLRKVVLEKVQGIPGVRSTRTWLVFDEVRGLGATWTD
- a CDS encoding aldehyde dehydrogenase family protein encodes the protein MARLTAVRPGPYERHRELLQSVVRAIDAGECRRPFTEATSQDAADAGMRSTRTAGKVFCSLLGRPFELGQPGELGRVRTESSPYGVDLAIDYPRCDPRELVAAAGRAAAGWRAAGLYQRAGLAVEILRRLNTRSHELALAVHHTTGQPLQAAFRAAGPRAQDRALETVAQAFAESERVPTELRWASAEGGGQPLRGTSTLAPRGVSLLVGCSEFPLWNGLPGLFASLVTGNPVVVAPHPRSVLPLAIAVRVARQVLAEAGHSQDLVTLAVAEPERQVHRRLATDPAVRIVDFTGCARFADWLEQHARQAVVFAHRTGLNTVVMDSTDDYRGLVRGLGLSLCRCNGMARTTPQNILVPESGFSTDEGHKTLRDLGADLGDAVDRLLGHPARAARVLGAIHAGEVRDVLAEAVRYGPVLHASGRVAHPDHARADLRSPLLVRLRASDEQVYTREWPGLVSFLVGTESTSHSLAILRRTVARHGALYASVHSTDPLVLAAAETAALDAGVHLVENLDDLPADPSSARAELPDAGAHFITGRFRVVGSRRHAPPAAPIPDPSVVPLPDSGLAATLVDV
- a CDS encoding histidinol-phosphate transaminase encodes the protein MVRVRASLSQLPAYVPGRRLPGAIVLASNESPHGLLPGVAETLAEAASGVSRYPDLHAASLVEALATHHGVEPDRIAVGAGSSEVCGQLLHTVVGPGDEVVFGWRSFEAYPILTSVAGGTAVRVPLRDHALDLDAMAAAITARTRLVFVCNPNNPTSTAVGARALTDFADRVPRDVLIVVDEAYREYADPERVPDGLALLGDRPNVAVLRTFSKAYGLAGLRVGYCVAPPGIAAHVRRTQVPFSVSALAQRAAVVALGEGAEVARRAALTVAERGRVTGRLREMGHDVPDSESNFVWLPLGDTSGDFALHCMNGKVIVRPFLGEGVRVTIGVPEENDALLSLAASWRG
- a CDS encoding WD40 repeat domain-containing protein, translated to MIPKLPLHDPRWRDLEGVTADEVRALLGQMASTAATGTGDEWRRTWTHLTGGLIDGGVVSDGAYASLPHLVEAAAALPPGQTVDFWVDMGFMMTADYRPPVPADLGAGFSAALRLAERAATRSLLAAPAQMYPHLALSCVAFTGHHIAPALQRLPDGQESELLLVCPGCGSDTEIPEFFVNPVRPPVEAPQLPDPAPVRQGEHPWGEVAAALEQETPGEGWEPFLRVAREVAAAGVPPETPGQAVLCLVAGLVALKGAPHRAGREWARRLMSLTGYFRCWDCERTWTIADGLAENPDGALPRNHLAEAWTDSGWSAVTGESASPSAGGTGEAATRFRREGNALLAADGTCWGRISVFSDSAPGSIGGVDSLAVVSRSGQPALVAGAGDRGMLCLWDAADGRLVHGPLAGHPDRIRSMTVLPRPDGRVLLASGGDTGTIAVWDPVTGRPVREPVGNWPGGVTGMCAATVPDGGTLLVTATPRGAVRLWNPDTGEAVGRLNPYGSPIRSIAAVPIAAGHTLIAAADTGGRIHVWDPAVDDPWDPGAVVPLSKRALSDADHRAAAVAVVPTQDRTLLATGDDRGVVMLWDLATGDPVGDGLPSSTGTAGLPVMAATTLHDGRSVLVTGSRLGRRLRVWEPESGTVQHIAVDVAVTCLATAGPDLIVGHDRGVLRLPLTRQ